The Entelurus aequoreus isolate RoL-2023_Sb linkage group LG23, RoL_Eaeq_v1.1, whole genome shotgun sequence genome has a window encoding:
- the si:ch211-168d23.3 gene encoding BRD4-interacting chromatin-remodeling complex-associated protein isoform X1, with translation MAMEDDDGTCLLDVLCDPQALNDFLHGTTELQTKDLLISASSGEPCLFTDSPSPVLLLGDGGDSPGTPPSGCVDLSFLEEALLSSPEGGDDCLHQEDMQGASPFGSGCESKGGEEEVAAPPEEDAEVACCDILQQSLQEADITEQTVALESSLTQDSGPLYSPPTVPFVAKTMPSAPALPRDTQAAVEPPQPSLLAVGPGCPSLKPAAPPQLMGLLPGNIFPAPSPETTFSLSPVQGSGIIIHKAIPSVTCRPLLTPTLRAAAAHGIVLQRAPLSIQPKLPISIQPRLVQISPKPSGQKPTPGLTLVPGTVSPNILLSQPSGQKPAVVPPGPPQQLPKPVSLQLVNQGGSFVLQPQGLFQGQNQFLLPGQSQVTISQPGVRPLLTAGPQGQGGTPFSGHLVDGSQILTVPQRQLNFSPVFTTTGQLTLSQATVLSGPLQLQSAPPTVFQMPAQLAGSYTTGGQGATLVHGSALGNHITLINSSGMLQSDLPSISIVNTPSVVQGLPYAAQPGQAALTDAPPALQQASVVLLPERGVPKERSASEESFLQLPQVRNKHFDQVIQHPVLVQHTTPPSPHVVTVLEPQTNPVLVPAMEMTSDDVTQVVEEVTQSLSQNQDFMQQLQQQALSSPTTSDILVGAVPEVPVEFTPPVDNEQNRQQATAMLDPRVDSSPLSPEDTSLLATFQTAAIVPSQDPVTRLESPPPQYQDSQSLFIDSQRTLASPQASASHPGPDFSVPQSSEPSLASRGPSPLQVSIPVPQQQPEPTAASLCGGGYHPLAQQHTLDTPTAALAIVNDAMSLHVLPTSADTQEGHPWEDGPFTGNHELAGVEPQPEETPTPAMRRHRFQQLLCTDHMAVQNPRISTAFSTLRDAARRLLPYHVCGGLLPRQEDFTLVDQEFDTESGFLLKRTKDMVNKYRQLLVKETQQESPSAEMVMLERLFLQAERFSLGEDRRRARKDPESFMMSLAASASSTGASSPPPAWTRLSDRPPGLKTYRSSSRGALRLTIKQEVVHSSLKRDHRGQLTNGGAANPPQSTNGSSGHLECDENSTHAQLSNMKDPLPMLQAVRFESPPRDAPKLKCLRLDVPPPASLQEDNVLSEHLQSAINSILELQRLQGPSGSPLTRAPAGPALDQPITSILGGRL, from the exons A TGGCCATGGAGGATGATGACGGGACTTGCCTCCTCGATGTTTTATG TGACCCCCAAGCCTTGAATGACTTCCTTCATGGGACCACTGAG CTGCAGACTAAAGACCTGCTCATTAGTGCCTCCTCTGGGGAGCCTTGCCTCTTCACAGATTCCCCG AGCCCCGTCCTGCTGCTGGGAGATGGCGGCGACTCCCCGGGGACGCCACCGTCCGGATGTGTGGATCTGTCCTTTCTGGAGGAGGCCCTCCTCTCGTCACCCGAGGGGGGAGACGACTGCTTACACCAGGAGGACATGCAGGGCGCATCTCCCTTTGGGTCTGGATGCGAGTCAAAGGGGGGCGAGGAGGAGGTGGCAGCACCCCCGGAGGAGGACGCAGAGGTGGCGTGTTGCGACATCCTTCAGCAGAGCCTGCAGGAGGCAGACATCACAGAACAGACTGTGGCCCTGGAGAGCAGCCTGACCCAAGACAGTGGGCCCCTTTACTCGCCGCCCACTGTGCCATTTGTAGCCAAGACTATGCCGAGCGCCCCTGCCTTGCCCAGAGACACTCAGGCAGCAGTAGAGCCCCCCCAACCCTCCTTGCTTGCTGTTGGGCCAGGCTGCCCCTCTCTGAAACCTGCCGCCCCACCTCAGCTGATGGGGCTCCTGCCGGGAAACATTTTCCCTGCCCCTTCACCAGAGACTACCTTCTCTCTGAGCCCGGTTCAGGGGTCTGGTATAATCATCCATAAAGCCATTCCCAGCGTGACATGCCGACCTCTCCTCACCCCCACTCTGAGAGCAGCGGCAGCCCACGGTATCGTCCTGCAGCGTGCCCCACTCTCCATTCAACCCAAGCTGCCAATCAGCATTCAGCCAAGATTAGTCCAAATCAGCCCAAAGCCGTCGGGGCAAAAACCCACTCCTGGTCTCACGCTAGTTCCCGGGACTGTCTCGCCAAATATTCTACTGTCCCAGCCTTCTGGCCAGAAACCCGCAGTGGTGCCCCCAGGACCTCCCCAGCAGCTCCCCAAACCAGTCAGCCTGCAACTAGTCAACCAGGGTGGCTCCTTTGTGCTTCAGCCTCAGGGACTCTTTCAAGGCCAAAACCAATTCCTTCTCCCAGGTCAGTCCCAAGTAACCATCTCCCAGCCTGGGGTTCGACCTCTGCTGACAGCTGGTCCACAAGGCCAAGGCGGCACTCCCTTCAGTGGGCATCTTGTGGATGGGTCCCAGATTCTAACAGTGCCCCAAAGACAGCTCAACTTCAGCCCTGTTTTCACCACCACAGGACAGCTCACTCTCAGCCAGGCCACCGTCCTCTCTGGACCTCTGCAGCTGCAGTCAGCACCCCCTACGGTCTTCCAGATGCCGGCTCAGCTGGCTGGGAGCTACACGACCGGCGGGCAGGGGGCCACTCTTGTACACGGCTCTGCTCTAGGAAACCACATTACTTTAATCAACAGTTCTGGGATGTTACAATCGGATCTGCCCTCTATCTCCATCGTCAATACTCCGTCGGTGGTGCAGGGCCTGCCTTATGCGGCTCAGCCAGGTCAGGCGGCATTGACAGATGCCCCACCGGCCCTCCAACAGGCCTCTGTGGTGCTGCTTCCCGAGAGAGGAGTGCCTAAGGAGAGGAGCGCCTCAGAGGAAAGTTTTCTTCAACTGCCACAGGTGAGGAACAAG CACTTTGATCAGGTGATCCAGCATCCAGTCTTGGTGCAGCACACAACCCCCCCGTCGCCTCACGTGGTGACCGTCCTTGAGCCCCAGACGAATCCGGTTCTGGTCCCTGCAATGGAGATGACCTCAGACGATGTGACCCAAGTGGTGGAGGAGGTGACCCAGTCTCTGAGCCAGAACCAAGACTTTATGCAACAACTGCAACAG CAAGCACTTAGCTCTCCCACTACGTCTGACATACTGGTGGGAGCGGTACCCGAGGTTCCAGTGGAGTTCACCCCCCCAGTGGACAATGAGCAAAACCGCCAGCAAGCGACTGCGATGTTGGATCCACGTGTTGACTCATCGCCACTCTCGCCAGAAGACACGTCGCTACTGGCAACCTTTCAGACAGCAGCCATAGTCCCCAGTCAAGACCCCGTTACCAGACTGGAGAGTCCCCCACCCCAGTACCAGGACTCTCAGTCTTTGTTCATCGACAGTCAAAGGACGCTGGCCTCTCCCCAGGCCTCAGCTTCCCATCCAGGGCCTGACTTCTCCGTCCCACAGTCATCAGAGCCCTCTTTGGCCTCCAGAGGCCCCTCCCCTCTGCAGGTCAGCATCCCAGTGCCTCAGCAGCAGCCGGAACCCACAGCTGCCAGCCTCTGCGGAGGGGGGTACCACCCCCTTGCCCAACAGCACACACTTGACA caccAACAGCTGCCTTGGCCATAGTGAACGACGCCATGTCTCTCCATGTCCTCCCAACTTCTGCTGACACCCAGGAGGGACACCCCTGGGAGGACGGCCCCTTCACGGGCAACCATGAG CTCGCAGGTGTGGAGCCGCAGCCAGAAGAAACACCAACACCAGCAATGCGACGGCACAG GTTCCAGCAGCTTCTTTGCACGGACCACATGGCGGTACAAAACCCGCGCATCAGCACCGCCTTTTCTACGCTGAGGGACGCCGCCCGGCGCCTGCTGCCGTACCACGTGTGCGGCGGACTCCTGCCCAGGCAGGAGGACTTCACTCTAG TGGACCAGGAGTTTGACACGGAGTCGGGGTTCCTGCTGAAGCGCACCAAGGACATGGTGAACAAATACCGGCAGCTACTTGTCAAAGAAACCCAG CAGGAGAGTCCGTCGGCTGAAATGGTGATGCTGGAGCGCCTCTTTCTGCAGGCTGAGCGATTCTCTTTGGGAGAGGACAGACGGCGAGCTCGCAAAGACCCAG AGTCCTTCATGATGTCCTTGGCCGCATCAGCGTCTTCTACGGGGGCTTCGTCTCCGCCCCCGGCCTGGACCAGACTCTCGGACCGACCGCCGGGTCTTAAAACCTACCGCTCCAGTTCCAGGGGGGCTCTCAGGCTCACTATAAAGCAGGAGGTTGTGCACAGTTCTTTGAAGCGGGACCACAGGGGCCAGCTGACCAATGGTGGCGCGGCCAACCCCCCTCAGTCGACCAACGGATCATCCGGACATCTGGAGTGCGATGAAAACTCCACGCATGCCCAGCTATCCAACATGAAAGATCCTCTTCCAATGCTGCAAGCCGTCCGCTTTGAGTCGCCCCCGCGGGACGCACCCAAGTTGAAATGCCTCAGGCTGGACGTGCCGCCGCCCGCCTCCCTACAGGAGGACAACGTGCTCAGTGAACACCTGCAGAGCGCCATTAACAGCATCCTGGAGCTGCAGCGCCTGCAGGGGCCCTCGGGCAGCCCCCTCACCAGGGCACCCGCAGGCCCCGCATTGGACCAACCCATCACCAGCATCTTAGGGGGTCGCCTTTGA
- the si:ch211-168d23.3 gene encoding BRD4-interacting chromatin-remodeling complex-associated protein isoform X2, whose translation MAMEDDDGTCLLDVLCDPQALNDFLHGTTELQTKDLLISASSGEPCLFTDSPSPVLLLGDGGDSPGTPPSGCVDLSFLEEALLSSPEGGDDCLHQEDMQGASPFGSGCESKGGEEEVAAPPEEDAEVACCDILQQSLQEADITEQTVALESSLTQDSGPLYSPPTVPFVAKTMPSAPALPRDTQAAVEPPQPSLLAVGPGCPSLKPAAPPQLMGLLPGNIFPAPSPETTFSLSPVQGSGIIIHKAIPSVTCRPLLTPTLRAAAAHGIVLQRAPLSIQPKLPISIQPRLVQISPKPSGQKPTPGLTLVPGTVSPNILLSQPSGQKPAVVPPGPPQQLPKPVSLQLVNQGGSFVLQPQGLFQGQNQFLLPGQSQVTISQPGVRPLLTAGPQGQGGTPFSGHLVDGSQILTVPQRQLNFSPVFTTTGQLTLSQATVLSGPLQLQSAPPTVFQMPAQLAGSYTTGGQGATLVHGSALGNHITLINSSGMLQSDLPSISIVNTPSVVQGLPYAAQPGQAALTDAPPALQQASVVLLPERGVPKERSASEESFLQLPQHFDQVIQHPVLVQHTTPPSPHVVTVLEPQTNPVLVPAMEMTSDDVTQVVEEVTQSLSQNQDFMQQLQQQALSSPTTSDILVGAVPEVPVEFTPPVDNEQNRQQATAMLDPRVDSSPLSPEDTSLLATFQTAAIVPSQDPVTRLESPPPQYQDSQSLFIDSQRTLASPQASASHPGPDFSVPQSSEPSLASRGPSPLQVSIPVPQQQPEPTAASLCGGGYHPLAQQHTLDTPTAALAIVNDAMSLHVLPTSADTQEGHPWEDGPFTGNHELAGVEPQPEETPTPAMRRHRFQQLLCTDHMAVQNPRISTAFSTLRDAARRLLPYHVCGGLLPRQEDFTLVDQEFDTESGFLLKRTKDMVNKYRQLLVKETQQESPSAEMVMLERLFLQAERFSLGEDRRRARKDPESFMMSLAASASSTGASSPPPAWTRLSDRPPGLKTYRSSSRGALRLTIKQEVVHSSLKRDHRGQLTNGGAANPPQSTNGSSGHLECDENSTHAQLSNMKDPLPMLQAVRFESPPRDAPKLKCLRLDVPPPASLQEDNVLSEHLQSAINSILELQRLQGPSGSPLTRAPAGPALDQPITSILGGRL comes from the exons A TGGCCATGGAGGATGATGACGGGACTTGCCTCCTCGATGTTTTATG TGACCCCCAAGCCTTGAATGACTTCCTTCATGGGACCACTGAG CTGCAGACTAAAGACCTGCTCATTAGTGCCTCCTCTGGGGAGCCTTGCCTCTTCACAGATTCCCCG AGCCCCGTCCTGCTGCTGGGAGATGGCGGCGACTCCCCGGGGACGCCACCGTCCGGATGTGTGGATCTGTCCTTTCTGGAGGAGGCCCTCCTCTCGTCACCCGAGGGGGGAGACGACTGCTTACACCAGGAGGACATGCAGGGCGCATCTCCCTTTGGGTCTGGATGCGAGTCAAAGGGGGGCGAGGAGGAGGTGGCAGCACCCCCGGAGGAGGACGCAGAGGTGGCGTGTTGCGACATCCTTCAGCAGAGCCTGCAGGAGGCAGACATCACAGAACAGACTGTGGCCCTGGAGAGCAGCCTGACCCAAGACAGTGGGCCCCTTTACTCGCCGCCCACTGTGCCATTTGTAGCCAAGACTATGCCGAGCGCCCCTGCCTTGCCCAGAGACACTCAGGCAGCAGTAGAGCCCCCCCAACCCTCCTTGCTTGCTGTTGGGCCAGGCTGCCCCTCTCTGAAACCTGCCGCCCCACCTCAGCTGATGGGGCTCCTGCCGGGAAACATTTTCCCTGCCCCTTCACCAGAGACTACCTTCTCTCTGAGCCCGGTTCAGGGGTCTGGTATAATCATCCATAAAGCCATTCCCAGCGTGACATGCCGACCTCTCCTCACCCCCACTCTGAGAGCAGCGGCAGCCCACGGTATCGTCCTGCAGCGTGCCCCACTCTCCATTCAACCCAAGCTGCCAATCAGCATTCAGCCAAGATTAGTCCAAATCAGCCCAAAGCCGTCGGGGCAAAAACCCACTCCTGGTCTCACGCTAGTTCCCGGGACTGTCTCGCCAAATATTCTACTGTCCCAGCCTTCTGGCCAGAAACCCGCAGTGGTGCCCCCAGGACCTCCCCAGCAGCTCCCCAAACCAGTCAGCCTGCAACTAGTCAACCAGGGTGGCTCCTTTGTGCTTCAGCCTCAGGGACTCTTTCAAGGCCAAAACCAATTCCTTCTCCCAGGTCAGTCCCAAGTAACCATCTCCCAGCCTGGGGTTCGACCTCTGCTGACAGCTGGTCCACAAGGCCAAGGCGGCACTCCCTTCAGTGGGCATCTTGTGGATGGGTCCCAGATTCTAACAGTGCCCCAAAGACAGCTCAACTTCAGCCCTGTTTTCACCACCACAGGACAGCTCACTCTCAGCCAGGCCACCGTCCTCTCTGGACCTCTGCAGCTGCAGTCAGCACCCCCTACGGTCTTCCAGATGCCGGCTCAGCTGGCTGGGAGCTACACGACCGGCGGGCAGGGGGCCACTCTTGTACACGGCTCTGCTCTAGGAAACCACATTACTTTAATCAACAGTTCTGGGATGTTACAATCGGATCTGCCCTCTATCTCCATCGTCAATACTCCGTCGGTGGTGCAGGGCCTGCCTTATGCGGCTCAGCCAGGTCAGGCGGCATTGACAGATGCCCCACCGGCCCTCCAACAGGCCTCTGTGGTGCTGCTTCCCGAGAGAGGAGTGCCTAAGGAGAGGAGCGCCTCAGAGGAAAGTTTTCTTCAACTGCCACAG CACTTTGATCAGGTGATCCAGCATCCAGTCTTGGTGCAGCACACAACCCCCCCGTCGCCTCACGTGGTGACCGTCCTTGAGCCCCAGACGAATCCGGTTCTGGTCCCTGCAATGGAGATGACCTCAGACGATGTGACCCAAGTGGTGGAGGAGGTGACCCAGTCTCTGAGCCAGAACCAAGACTTTATGCAACAACTGCAACAG CAAGCACTTAGCTCTCCCACTACGTCTGACATACTGGTGGGAGCGGTACCCGAGGTTCCAGTGGAGTTCACCCCCCCAGTGGACAATGAGCAAAACCGCCAGCAAGCGACTGCGATGTTGGATCCACGTGTTGACTCATCGCCACTCTCGCCAGAAGACACGTCGCTACTGGCAACCTTTCAGACAGCAGCCATAGTCCCCAGTCAAGACCCCGTTACCAGACTGGAGAGTCCCCCACCCCAGTACCAGGACTCTCAGTCTTTGTTCATCGACAGTCAAAGGACGCTGGCCTCTCCCCAGGCCTCAGCTTCCCATCCAGGGCCTGACTTCTCCGTCCCACAGTCATCAGAGCCCTCTTTGGCCTCCAGAGGCCCCTCCCCTCTGCAGGTCAGCATCCCAGTGCCTCAGCAGCAGCCGGAACCCACAGCTGCCAGCCTCTGCGGAGGGGGGTACCACCCCCTTGCCCAACAGCACACACTTGACA caccAACAGCTGCCTTGGCCATAGTGAACGACGCCATGTCTCTCCATGTCCTCCCAACTTCTGCTGACACCCAGGAGGGACACCCCTGGGAGGACGGCCCCTTCACGGGCAACCATGAG CTCGCAGGTGTGGAGCCGCAGCCAGAAGAAACACCAACACCAGCAATGCGACGGCACAG GTTCCAGCAGCTTCTTTGCACGGACCACATGGCGGTACAAAACCCGCGCATCAGCACCGCCTTTTCTACGCTGAGGGACGCCGCCCGGCGCCTGCTGCCGTACCACGTGTGCGGCGGACTCCTGCCCAGGCAGGAGGACTTCACTCTAG TGGACCAGGAGTTTGACACGGAGTCGGGGTTCCTGCTGAAGCGCACCAAGGACATGGTGAACAAATACCGGCAGCTACTTGTCAAAGAAACCCAG CAGGAGAGTCCGTCGGCTGAAATGGTGATGCTGGAGCGCCTCTTTCTGCAGGCTGAGCGATTCTCTTTGGGAGAGGACAGACGGCGAGCTCGCAAAGACCCAG AGTCCTTCATGATGTCCTTGGCCGCATCAGCGTCTTCTACGGGGGCTTCGTCTCCGCCCCCGGCCTGGACCAGACTCTCGGACCGACCGCCGGGTCTTAAAACCTACCGCTCCAGTTCCAGGGGGGCTCTCAGGCTCACTATAAAGCAGGAGGTTGTGCACAGTTCTTTGAAGCGGGACCACAGGGGCCAGCTGACCAATGGTGGCGCGGCCAACCCCCCTCAGTCGACCAACGGATCATCCGGACATCTGGAGTGCGATGAAAACTCCACGCATGCCCAGCTATCCAACATGAAAGATCCTCTTCCAATGCTGCAAGCCGTCCGCTTTGAGTCGCCCCCGCGGGACGCACCCAAGTTGAAATGCCTCAGGCTGGACGTGCCGCCGCCCGCCTCCCTACAGGAGGACAACGTGCTCAGTGAACACCTGCAGAGCGCCATTAACAGCATCCTGGAGCTGCAGCGCCTGCAGGGGCCCTCGGGCAGCCCCCTCACCAGGGCACCCGCAGGCCCCGCATTGGACCAACCCATCACCAGCATCTTAGGGGGTCGCCTTTGA
- the si:ch211-168d23.3 gene encoding BRD4-interacting chromatin-remodeling complex-associated protein isoform X3 — protein MAMEDDDGTCLLDVLCDPQALNDFLHGTTELQTKDLLISASSGEPCLFTDSPSPVLLLGDGGDSPGTPPSGCVDLSFLEEALLSSPEGGDDCLHQEDMQGASPFGSGCESKGGEEEVAAPPEEDAEVACCDILQQSLQEADITEQTVALESSLTQDSGPLYSPPTVPFVAKTMPSAPALPRDTQAAVEPPQPSLLAVGPGCPSLKPAAPPQLMGLLPGNIFPAPSPETTFSLSPVQGSGIIIHKAIPSVTCRPLLTPTLRAAAAHGIVLQRAPLSIQPKLPISIQPRLVQISPKPSGQKPTPGLTLVPGTVSPNILLSQPSGQKPAVVPPGPPQQLPKPVSLQLVNQGGSFVLQPQGLFQGQNQFLLPGQSQVTISQPGVRPLLTAGPQGQGGTPFSGHLVDGSQILTVPQRQLNFSPVFTTTGQLTLSQATVLSGPLQLQSAPPTVFQMPAQLAGSYTTGGQGATLVHGSALGNHITLINSSGMLQSDLPSISIVNTPSVVQGLPYAAQPGQAALTDAPPALQQASVVLLPERGVPKERSASEESFLQLPQVIQHPVLVQHTTPPSPHVVTVLEPQTNPVLVPAMEMTSDDVTQVVEEVTQSLSQNQDFMQQLQQQALSSPTTSDILVGAVPEVPVEFTPPVDNEQNRQQATAMLDPRVDSSPLSPEDTSLLATFQTAAIVPSQDPVTRLESPPPQYQDSQSLFIDSQRTLASPQASASHPGPDFSVPQSSEPSLASRGPSPLQVSIPVPQQQPEPTAASLCGGGYHPLAQQHTLDTPTAALAIVNDAMSLHVLPTSADTQEGHPWEDGPFTGNHELAGVEPQPEETPTPAMRRHRFQQLLCTDHMAVQNPRISTAFSTLRDAARRLLPYHVCGGLLPRQEDFTLVDQEFDTESGFLLKRTKDMVNKYRQLLVKETQQESPSAEMVMLERLFLQAERFSLGEDRRRARKDPESFMMSLAASASSTGASSPPPAWTRLSDRPPGLKTYRSSSRGALRLTIKQEVVHSSLKRDHRGQLTNGGAANPPQSTNGSSGHLECDENSTHAQLSNMKDPLPMLQAVRFESPPRDAPKLKCLRLDVPPPASLQEDNVLSEHLQSAINSILELQRLQGPSGSPLTRAPAGPALDQPITSILGGRL, from the exons A TGGCCATGGAGGATGATGACGGGACTTGCCTCCTCGATGTTTTATG TGACCCCCAAGCCTTGAATGACTTCCTTCATGGGACCACTGAG CTGCAGACTAAAGACCTGCTCATTAGTGCCTCCTCTGGGGAGCCTTGCCTCTTCACAGATTCCCCG AGCCCCGTCCTGCTGCTGGGAGATGGCGGCGACTCCCCGGGGACGCCACCGTCCGGATGTGTGGATCTGTCCTTTCTGGAGGAGGCCCTCCTCTCGTCACCCGAGGGGGGAGACGACTGCTTACACCAGGAGGACATGCAGGGCGCATCTCCCTTTGGGTCTGGATGCGAGTCAAAGGGGGGCGAGGAGGAGGTGGCAGCACCCCCGGAGGAGGACGCAGAGGTGGCGTGTTGCGACATCCTTCAGCAGAGCCTGCAGGAGGCAGACATCACAGAACAGACTGTGGCCCTGGAGAGCAGCCTGACCCAAGACAGTGGGCCCCTTTACTCGCCGCCCACTGTGCCATTTGTAGCCAAGACTATGCCGAGCGCCCCTGCCTTGCCCAGAGACACTCAGGCAGCAGTAGAGCCCCCCCAACCCTCCTTGCTTGCTGTTGGGCCAGGCTGCCCCTCTCTGAAACCTGCCGCCCCACCTCAGCTGATGGGGCTCCTGCCGGGAAACATTTTCCCTGCCCCTTCACCAGAGACTACCTTCTCTCTGAGCCCGGTTCAGGGGTCTGGTATAATCATCCATAAAGCCATTCCCAGCGTGACATGCCGACCTCTCCTCACCCCCACTCTGAGAGCAGCGGCAGCCCACGGTATCGTCCTGCAGCGTGCCCCACTCTCCATTCAACCCAAGCTGCCAATCAGCATTCAGCCAAGATTAGTCCAAATCAGCCCAAAGCCGTCGGGGCAAAAACCCACTCCTGGTCTCACGCTAGTTCCCGGGACTGTCTCGCCAAATATTCTACTGTCCCAGCCTTCTGGCCAGAAACCCGCAGTGGTGCCCCCAGGACCTCCCCAGCAGCTCCCCAAACCAGTCAGCCTGCAACTAGTCAACCAGGGTGGCTCCTTTGTGCTTCAGCCTCAGGGACTCTTTCAAGGCCAAAACCAATTCCTTCTCCCAGGTCAGTCCCAAGTAACCATCTCCCAGCCTGGGGTTCGACCTCTGCTGACAGCTGGTCCACAAGGCCAAGGCGGCACTCCCTTCAGTGGGCATCTTGTGGATGGGTCCCAGATTCTAACAGTGCCCCAAAGACAGCTCAACTTCAGCCCTGTTTTCACCACCACAGGACAGCTCACTCTCAGCCAGGCCACCGTCCTCTCTGGACCTCTGCAGCTGCAGTCAGCACCCCCTACGGTCTTCCAGATGCCGGCTCAGCTGGCTGGGAGCTACACGACCGGCGGGCAGGGGGCCACTCTTGTACACGGCTCTGCTCTAGGAAACCACATTACTTTAATCAACAGTTCTGGGATGTTACAATCGGATCTGCCCTCTATCTCCATCGTCAATACTCCGTCGGTGGTGCAGGGCCTGCCTTATGCGGCTCAGCCAGGTCAGGCGGCATTGACAGATGCCCCACCGGCCCTCCAACAGGCCTCTGTGGTGCTGCTTCCCGAGAGAGGAGTGCCTAAGGAGAGGAGCGCCTCAGAGGAAAGTTTTCTTCAACTGCCACAG GTGATCCAGCATCCAGTCTTGGTGCAGCACACAACCCCCCCGTCGCCTCACGTGGTGACCGTCCTTGAGCCCCAGACGAATCCGGTTCTGGTCCCTGCAATGGAGATGACCTCAGACGATGTGACCCAAGTGGTGGAGGAGGTGACCCAGTCTCTGAGCCAGAACCAAGACTTTATGCAACAACTGCAACAG CAAGCACTTAGCTCTCCCACTACGTCTGACATACTGGTGGGAGCGGTACCCGAGGTTCCAGTGGAGTTCACCCCCCCAGTGGACAATGAGCAAAACCGCCAGCAAGCGACTGCGATGTTGGATCCACGTGTTGACTCATCGCCACTCTCGCCAGAAGACACGTCGCTACTGGCAACCTTTCAGACAGCAGCCATAGTCCCCAGTCAAGACCCCGTTACCAGACTGGAGAGTCCCCCACCCCAGTACCAGGACTCTCAGTCTTTGTTCATCGACAGTCAAAGGACGCTGGCCTCTCCCCAGGCCTCAGCTTCCCATCCAGGGCCTGACTTCTCCGTCCCACAGTCATCAGAGCCCTCTTTGGCCTCCAGAGGCCCCTCCCCTCTGCAGGTCAGCATCCCAGTGCCTCAGCAGCAGCCGGAACCCACAGCTGCCAGCCTCTGCGGAGGGGGGTACCACCCCCTTGCCCAACAGCACACACTTGACA caccAACAGCTGCCTTGGCCATAGTGAACGACGCCATGTCTCTCCATGTCCTCCCAACTTCTGCTGACACCCAGGAGGGACACCCCTGGGAGGACGGCCCCTTCACGGGCAACCATGAG CTCGCAGGTGTGGAGCCGCAGCCAGAAGAAACACCAACACCAGCAATGCGACGGCACAG GTTCCAGCAGCTTCTTTGCACGGACCACATGGCGGTACAAAACCCGCGCATCAGCACCGCCTTTTCTACGCTGAGGGACGCCGCCCGGCGCCTGCTGCCGTACCACGTGTGCGGCGGACTCCTGCCCAGGCAGGAGGACTTCACTCTAG TGGACCAGGAGTTTGACACGGAGTCGGGGTTCCTGCTGAAGCGCACCAAGGACATGGTGAACAAATACCGGCAGCTACTTGTCAAAGAAACCCAG CAGGAGAGTCCGTCGGCTGAAATGGTGATGCTGGAGCGCCTCTTTCTGCAGGCTGAGCGATTCTCTTTGGGAGAGGACAGACGGCGAGCTCGCAAAGACCCAG AGTCCTTCATGATGTCCTTGGCCGCATCAGCGTCTTCTACGGGGGCTTCGTCTCCGCCCCCGGCCTGGACCAGACTCTCGGACCGACCGCCGGGTCTTAAAACCTACCGCTCCAGTTCCAGGGGGGCTCTCAGGCTCACTATAAAGCAGGAGGTTGTGCACAGTTCTTTGAAGCGGGACCACAGGGGCCAGCTGACCAATGGTGGCGCGGCCAACCCCCCTCAGTCGACCAACGGATCATCCGGACATCTGGAGTGCGATGAAAACTCCACGCATGCCCAGCTATCCAACATGAAAGATCCTCTTCCAATGCTGCAAGCCGTCCGCTTTGAGTCGCCCCCGCGGGACGCACCCAAGTTGAAATGCCTCAGGCTGGACGTGCCGCCGCCCGCCTCCCTACAGGAGGACAACGTGCTCAGTGAACACCTGCAGAGCGCCATTAACAGCATCCTGGAGCTGCAGCGCCTGCAGGGGCCCTCGGGCAGCCCCCTCACCAGGGCACCCGCAGGCCCCGCATTGGACCAACCCATCACCAGCATCTTAGGGGGTCGCCTTTGA
- the LOC133641124 gene encoding enhancer of rudimentary homolog, with translation MSHTILLVQPTKRPEGRTYADYESVNECMEGVCKMYEEHLKRMNPNSPSITYDISQLFDFIDDLSDLSCLVYRTDTQTYQPYNKDWIKEKIYVLLRRQAQQAAN, from the exons ATG TCACACACCATCCTGCTGGTGCAGCCCACCAAGAGGCCGGAGGGACGCACGTACGCCGACTATGAATCTGTCAACGAGTGCATGGAAG GTGTGTGCAAGATGTACGAGGAGCATTTGAAGAGGATGAACCCCAACAGCCCGTCCATAACGTACGACATCAGCCAGCTCTTCGACTTCATCGACGACCTGTCCGACCTCAGCTGCCTGGT GTATCGCACCGACACGCAGACGTACCAACCGTACAACAAGGACTGGATCAAGGAGAAGATCTACGTGCTGCTCCGCCGGCAGGCCCAGCAGGCGGCAAACTGA